The Solea senegalensis isolate Sse05_10M linkage group LG11, IFAPA_SoseM_1, whole genome shotgun sequence genomic interval GAGATCGTCAATCCATAATGTTTCCAGTTTCATGAAGggttaaacaataaaaacccttaatgttcatgttttctcCTTCGCTATCATAAGTTTTGCCCATTAAAAGAAAATGGGATTTCTTGAAAGTTTGAAAATCTTTTGTGAACGTCAGTGGAGAAGATTCTTAACTTACTTTCACATTGATTTGTTTAAAAACTGctgacaggaagttgctaaaaaAAGAACCTTGATATGAATATTGGTCGTGCCATGTTTATACAATTACTccttaattttgcaatgattctTACGTTTAATTTAGTAGCTAatgtatggaagcccattttCCACccagataaaaagtcataattccaTCCACATTAGAATCCAAGTGAACGTTGGCAGCAAATCCAagttcaaagaagaaaaaaaaatgttaagacATCATTAATCATGAAGGCAAAAGTCATTTATTCAAAATGCCACTAGGTGTCACAGGTGTTCATGATATGCAGATTTACtataaaacacagatttacagatttaaaCTGGCATCGTTCGATTTCCATGAATTCTTTTTtaagatagaaaataaaataaaaaatgattttttttttttgtttttaacatttgttaGGACGAGACGACGTCAAACTGTTGGACGTTTACAGTAGCAGGATTCAAACCTGGGGTTTGAGTGAAGCAGAAACAAATCTTCCctgaataaaatgtgtgaaatttgagttttttttaaaacatacagtgtgtttacagtcaaCGTAGTGCAAAAGGTTCAGTGTTTTCACGATGAGtcgacaaaagaaaaagaagaaaagaaaaagaacatgcatgtggttgttttcatttaagttAATTAACAGATTTTACAGCCACAAAAGCTgcataagaaataaataactaaaagtccagtgtgttaAATTTAAGGTGAAATCATCAATTGattttttacagtagcccacaacgGACAAACTAGCGCCGAGGGTTTCATTTACATCAGAAGTCGGAAAGTTATGCTGCGTTCACGCCGAACACGACTCGAGCGTCAGACGGGATTTTTCTGATAGACGCCGTTAGATTGACGTATGTAAACTTTTTATGTACGACAAATACGCAAGTTCACCGCGATACCAGCGCTCGACGTGGCGTTTCACGCACACGAAACAGCCATCTTAGAATCCCACGTCGCAGGTAAGGAACGGCCCCACGACCTCGGAAATTCCAGGTTCTGACTACAAAATGGAACGCACCGTAAACATCCCTCGAGTTATGATGCTAAGTGAAGGCTACGCAGTTTCTCCGACATACATAAATTtgacacactgaacctttaaatttatttttttagcccTTCTAGCTACACAGTTTTTAATTCCAACACATCTGGCAGTTTAAgcattaaagttgtttttaagtgtgCTTAAGGGACTGACACGTGAGGTTTTTCCTTAAACTCAAATTAGGTTTTCAACAAGGTTTTACCCACAATCCTTTGTACACGTGTTTAGCCAGgcatttttaaaatgctaaGGACTTTCAGTGTCTGCCataaatttgtcaaaaatgtaaaaatatcacatcaaagaaaaaaaaacctgtaaacGACGTTAACTTCAGTAGAAACCGCGCTAACTTCAGCTGTAAAAGGCCACGCCTGCTAGCTTACTGTGCTAATGACAGCTAATGTGTGAGAGCTTCCGtgtacaaaaacataaaatgtgcacTCATAGCATTAAGCTATTGAGCACTTGTCAATCACTGTGGGTGTCACTCATGTGTTAGCATAGCCTGGAATGCTAAGTTCTTGCCTTGTCTCTGTTGGCCCCAGTGAGAAGCTAATGTCACCGGGCCATGCTTGTTAGCTTACTTGGCTAGTCAGCATAAACAGCCAATACAGAAGTtgtgtacaaaaatataaaatgtacctGAGAGCGCGAGGCTAGGTTGTTGCCTCGTCTCTGTAGGACTCATTTTCAGAAGGAGCCGCTCCGCTAAAGTCAGCTGCTGTCGGTGCTAACTCGGCCGCGTGCGACgttttttaacttttcagtTAGAAACAGAGTCATGTGTCTTTGGCCTCAGCAATCACTCACACATGATGGAAGATACCATTGTCTCAGGGGTTCAGGGGTGACGTTGCCTGATTAATTCCTTTATATTCACGTTTTTGAGGTTATTTAAGGAAAGTAGTGATTTCTATGAGTTTAACGTGTTAAATAATAAGATAATTAATAAGGTCTTTAATGGTGTTTAAATCTTTGTTTAACACCAAGCAGTGAactcacttaaaaaaacaaaacatccactatccctttaaaagaaCCTATAAAAAGTCAACAATTCATATAAAAGAAGGTTAAAGTGTAAAATAACCGCGATAAATAAATTCTAGaattttaaattcacaaatattaaaaagacGGGCGAGTTTTTAATCCTTTCCACTTGTGGTGTTGAGGTAGCGGCGCAACAGAGCGGGACTGTATCGGCGCGGTGCAGTCGCACGAGTCCGCCCTTGTTGCATCAGTGGATTTTCACGCTAGTTTTATGGCGTTTAAATCGGCACTGAGTGCAGGAGACGTTGTTGAGGTCGTCCTCGCGTCTCCACAGTAAATCTAACAGCGTTAACGTTTCTTCTCGTAAAACAGTCTTAAGACAAAAAGAGTCAATTTAACACTTTCTGTTCAACTCTTTATTTTAACGCTAAATGAGCTCAATTTGACACAAGTCCTGGTTCCATCCTGTCCAAATAAGAGTTGGTGTTAAATTGACTCTTTCTATTACATCATCCACGTGTTAGCGACGTCACCATGTTGTGCTTTAGTTTCACCCATATTTTCTGCACACTACTGCCCCCTGCTGATCCCACATATTTGGACTGAAATCAAACAACAGGACGTTTGGTTAGCGTGTgaagagacaggaagagacgcCGGAGTCGTTTCCTTCTGTGACGGGAAACGCTTTCACTCATTTCTGTGTGAAAGACGATGTTTTGTAGTCTGGGTTTGATCCTGGTCCTTGAGTCCCGGgatcacacaaagacagaaatgaagATTTTTAGCTTCTTTGAGATTCTCCGATCGTCCTCTTGTTGTCGCGTCGTCTTCCCGGCCCCGCCTCCTTCCTGCAGTGTGGCATGTTTGTTGTTAAAGTCCTGAAGACGACAGATGTAGACGCTGCGTTTCAGCCGTTAGCTGCTGGAAGACAGAACCAGGTCCGGTTCCTTGGCCCCCTCCTGGCTGCCGTGTCCGCAGTTTCCCGTCAGCTCCGGGAAGAGGCTGGTGCGAGCGGAGTGACTCGGGGAACCCGGGGTTGGACTCATTCCTGGCTTCTTGGGGGcggtgggaggaggaggggggtgggtcCTGTCTGAGCGGGGACTGAGCGGGGAGCGGACGCCCGGAGACAGCGGCCCCAAAGACGGCGACCTCCCTCCAGGAGGGGTCGCTGCGAGACTGCGGTAGTCTGTACCGAAGGGAGAGCTGCTGATCGGCGCCAGCTTTACTCCGGCCTGATGGCTGGTGAAGCGGGACAGAACCTGAGTGACGGTGTTGCGGGCCAGCTGTTTGGCCGTGTTGTGCTCTGGTGGGGGAGGAACGAAGGCGGCGGTGGGGGAGAGGTCTCTGGGGGAGAGGGGGCcgccgtgctgctgctgctccagctccgCCTGGCTCTGGAACTTGTGCCGCGCCGCTTGGAATCTCTGGTTGACTCCGGCCTGGTACGAGGACTGATGGAAGCCCGGGCTGCTCAGGCGCTTGGCAAGGACGGGGGAGGAaatgggggaggaggagagggaagaggaggccGTGCTGGAGGGggagtgagggtgagggtgaagTGGGGAATGCaaagctcctcctccaccgctGTCGAACACCGCGCCGTTCTCTGCTCCCTGCGAccactcgctctctctgtgaCCGTTGACCTTGGATAAAGACGTGGATCTGGGAGCGCTTTTCCCGTCAGGAACAGTCTGCACAGAGGTGGACATCACCTTcacctcttcttttcctccctcaGGTTCAGACAACCTCTTCCTCAACTCCTCCACCTGCCTCTCCAGctccctgctcctctcctcctctttgcgGATCCTGGCTTTCATCCGCTGCCGTTCCGCGTCAAACTCAGCCAGCTGCGCCTCCGTTCGCGCCTCCAGCTGAGCCGCTCTGCTCCTCTCGTCCTCCAGAACCTCCCGGAGCTTCTCCAGCTCCACGTTCTCCTCCTGGAGCAGAGCGCGGAGCTGGGAGACCCTCTGcgcctcctcctcggcctgaccGCTGGTCCTCTGGAGCTCCAGGGTCAGAGCGgaggagagctgctgctgctgcgacagCGACTCCTCCACCTTGGTCAtgtgctgctcctgctcctcctccagccgCCGCACGGCCGCACGCTCCGCCTCCAACTAGAGAGAAGCAGGAGAGGAAAACAGGAGTCAAGGAACGTGCTTCCAAAGTCGACCACAAGGTGTCAGAAGAgtgacacagactgagaaacacacCTAAAGGAACTTGTCTTTGTATTCAAACGTTCATGATACTCTagtgctgctgtgtcactgaAACTTGATAAAACATGTCAGtaaatcacagtcacagactggaggagaaaaacaatcaaataatcacgtaaaataataatagaaagaaaactgataaaatgtaaaaagtattATTGATgcacatttgttgtgtttgataAAGTGAATGTGAGCTCATGTTTACAGAGAGTTGGGGCCACAGTGAGGTCATCGGCCGCTGACTCTGCTGTTTCACCGCGCTGATGAACAATAGAAGGAAGTGGGAGGAGTCAGACAActaatgtaaatgattaatacaaaaaaatgtggGCTGGAAactcagaggaagagaaggagacacTCAGGAAGCCTTTCTCTTACATAAGACCCTAAAGCAGAGTGTGTACAGCAgggatagtgtgtgtgtgcgtgtgtgtgtgcgtgtgtgtaaggcgTGGACATCCATTATATTGTGTTTCCTGAGGCCATAAAGCCCCGCGGCTGCTGGACGACCAAACAATGGCCTtttcctcctgtttcctccaGAGCGGCAcatgtgccagtgtgtgtgtgtgcgtgcgtgtgtgtgtgtgtgtgtgtgatgcactgacacacacacacagtctcagagGCTGCCATCAGAGACGCGAGgcaacacaacattaacaacttaagtctgtgacatttaaagaaCACGTTTGTAATGTTCTCTCGTCCAACAGGAAattctcacacacgcacacacacacacacacacacacacacacacacacacacacacacacacacacacacacacacacactcactctcccacactaaagtccagagagaaaagtagtgattttagctgctgctcctctgctgcctcgtgtggtcactttgtgtcacttaaataaatcagactgaaggttttcaaacagtgaagtgaTAAAATCatacattagaacttagtgatggagacagcagtgtgtgtgtgtgtgtgtgtgtgtgtgtccaggtattactaatgttgtggggacctaaacctgtttacacagtcacattatggggacttgtcttccttgtggggacaaaaagcaagtccccataacgtaaattactacattttaaggtgaaggtatgttttaaggttaggctgagattgagattagggttagggttagggttaggattaggattaggccagtagtaattgtggttatggttagagtaagtctccaggaaatgaatgcaagtcaatgcaatgtcccctcatgtcatgaatgtcgaacgtgtgtgtgattgtgagtgtgtgtgtgtgtgtgtgagtgtgagtgtgcgtgtgtgtgtgggagagtgagcggtttacaaacgtcagagATAAAGTGGTGAACATATGTCACGTTTCAGGGAGAGTAATCCTCCCACATTTCAGAGCGGTGCTGTGCATCGCCTGAacgcagaggaagaggaggagcagagggaggaagagcgagcgagtgagcgcCACTTTCACCGACCGTTACCGCACAAATACGTCCAGTTTATTTCcacacacctgctgcagcagcgtgtctctctctgtctgcatcATGGCGGCGAAGTGGTCGCTCTGCGCCGAGTCCTGGACGCAGCGccgcctctcctcctccaggtcagCGATCACctgtgaaggacacagacgTCGCTCATCCTGATATGTTCACACttctttatttacttcattGAATAACTCAGGACTGGTTATCTGTCCAGGACGTGGCCCCGCCTttcactctatgtcagctgagactgtaACAGcagactccgcctcctcttACCCGCCTGTGTCTGCTCTCTGCAGCCGCCAGCTGTCCCAGCATCCTCTCCTGCATCCTCTTGCAGTGAGCCATGACCAGCTTGAGGACGGCCAGAGGGTTCGGACCCGCCGCCTGGCTCTGCGGGCGACCGGAGCCGCGCTGATCCACCGTGCTCTGGCGCTCCTCCGCCTCGCTGTCCCGCTGCAGCGCTAGGAAAGGGTCGCTGAGGTCGTAGTGGCCGTAACGCTCCTGGACGAAGGAGTCTCTGTGCTGAGcctgaaggacacacacacaccatacagatcatatatctatatatgtttatatatctatatagatatatatatatatatatatatatatatatctatatatatatatatatatatatatatatatatatatatatatatatcatatactaATAAAAACAGGGACTTATAtgaccatatgtgtgtgtgtgtgtgtgtgtatggtgatGTTATTGTCAGTGTGAGCACAAGCAGATGGTCTATCCTCTCAACCCAAACACAAAGAGGTGAGGCACGGTTGCCTCCCCCCCACCAGGGGCAGATGTTAACTCTTCCCCTGAGAAGCATGGGGGTGAAGGACTGGGCcatgaaatattaaacacacacacacacacacacacacacacacagacagacatatacTGGTTTAAAGGGCtggtctgtgatttctgacaaCATCATTGTTCCATCTGTGAGAAcatcttcactctctctctgtctctgtgtgtgtgtgtgttgtgttgtgtgtaaatgtgttattgtgtgacttctgtgtgtaacatttgtttgaatgtgagtgacacaaactaaacGAGGCAGCAGCTCAAAGTGTTGATTTCTTTCTATGGAACAGCTTTTAAACTTGAATTTCCACACAGGAAATGTCTCTGTAATAGACTGAAGCAGTTTTTTCTCTCGTGTCCCTGCTGACAGTCTGCTTTGTGATCATAATGACAGACTGTGCTTCCCTTCATGACAGAGCCAGCGTAACAACCCAACCCTCTGTGCCGCAGCCGCATCCAGGCAAGAGCGACACTGGAACTGTAGAACACTCTTTCACCAGTTGGATTTCTGGTGAATTTGCAGTCAGAATTCCTCCCCGGGTTTTCGCGGCCTCCTTCAACAGCCTGCATTCCCACGGCTGTAATGAGGTGTGAAAGACAACCTGATGCTTTTCACCTGGAAACgttgtctgtcagtcagtcacctgCAGCCTCGAGGCACAATCAGGGCCTGTGTGAGCGGAGAGGAGCTCAAGTATCAGTACAACATCGGCCTGGAACGAGACAATTACTGACATTTTTGTGCCGGTTTTCTGTGACTCGCTGGGATTTCCTCTCTGACTGTTTCTGTCACTGATACTGATGCAGATCTGAGACCAGTGCTGCTGTGGTTTTAAGTGTTTTCTCACAACTACGAGACTGGGATGAACGGCGTCTCATTTATATTCTACGCAAAAGACGGAGACCGTACTTGGTGTTTATCGTATGTCGCAGGAGAGTTCACAATGACCCACCAACGTCAGCAGTACCACCGGAAATaatgggggcagtatagagtcaatagtGGGGCTGAACCatcatacaaaaacatgttcaaaatgacgactgtgtgatatttgtgcagatctgtgagtagttcagtctgtagaatgtgtttaaagacaatcatttaaaatgagatCAAATTTGGATTCATTGTTCGTCATTGCTCGAGTCAAGAGTTCAATCGGTGAGGAAAACATGGAAGAGCGAGTCTGTGAGGATTAAAGTCGCTGCGGACGCTCGCCATCAATCTCCGACGAGAAAATGAACGGGACGATGACGAAATGATGTTTTAGCCCAACATTCAGAGTCAAATCTTCATCCTCTCCGACAGTGAAGGCAACACACTCAACCAATCACCAATTCCTGATTTCCTGAGTTATTCTTTTACGTCTGAAGTATCGACTGTGACAGCAACATTCTCTATGGTGGTGACTGGTATCTGCGCTGCAATCCACTACACCCCTCACTGCtatttatacttatatacatatacaatagtggtggagggggagggggaggagcacTCGGGCagaaaaatcactgcttttccacatgaaaacagaacCTTCACTACCAGACTTGAACACTAAACCCCAAAACTAAGACTTGATAACCAAGCAAACATTGGTATGGAAAGTGAAATCTCTAAAactaatttttgttcaggggccacatacagcacaatttgatctcaagggggccggaccagtaaaaatagtaaaataatagcatcataacctatgaacaacaagaatccctttgttttttctcctttgttttacatttaatgaaggataattttacaaaacattacgtttagattagtgtgaaattttaacaaattcatcttgtgggccggattggaccctctggcgggccggttctggtccccgggccgtatgtttgacacccctgctctaaatgaATGTAATGAATCTGAAATAATGGCGTCAGGTCAGTGACAAATAAAGATCAGCAGCTGTGTGGGGCGATAACACTGGTCGTTTACACAGGACAATGCAGAATAAAGAGCTGATATTAGCTGTGGAGCAAAATCTCCATCGCCTTCCTTCCTCAACACCATCTAAATCTCTTACAGGTTTGACTCTTTCTTCGCACagccataataataacaataataataatgataataatgtccAAAGTCAGGACAGAATTCATGatttcttctctgctcttttaAAACGTGTTGAATCTTCTGTGGCTCCACACTTCTCTAGGGTTTTGTCACGTAGCGCTGGACGATGgaaaatcctttgtttttttaaataccatTAAAGAGATATTGATgttctttatttaaccaggtcgGTCCCATCTTTTACAGGGGAGacctgcagcagcatcatcatcatcacattaaaGTTACAGTGTAGAGCTTTAAACTCATTCAATCTAACGAGGGCTCGAACCTGAAGTTGCATTAGGTGAAAATCTAAACACGTTCACTATTTACAGTTTATCACAATAGTGGTTATAAAAACTATCTGTACATCGAGTGAGGTTTTTCTCAGCTTTTTCATAATCACTTTATTACAAAAAGGAGTAATTACCAAATCATCTCCAAGTACCAATTAAAAAGATAATAGGAGTTGCAGATTTcttcacatttcttcttctcGCCACAATTCGGGTCTAAATTCATTGGCGTCTTTAAAAGTTGGAGTCCCATGTcgaaggtttgggaaacactgagtcAGAGCACAGTTATGCTTGAATGGGGATTAAAATAAGACTTTCTTATCTCAGTCTGCCTCTTCACTCACGCTCCACCTGTTTATGTGCAGCAAAGAGAGGAGAAGGGCGGGGTTTATCATCACCACCTGATCTACTGTCTGTCAAACACCTGAAGTTAACCTGAGgggcagggtgtgtgtgtgtgtgtgtgtgcaggtatgcTGATGTCATGTGAGTGTATTCAGGTCAGCAGAGAGCTTTACTCCCTCAGGTGATGGAACCACTTCAGAGAAGTATGCACTTTTCTCACTTTTAGGgcttttttttctaatctcagCAACAATCCCAAATTTGGAATTACGTACGATCTTATCTCAGCAGAAACACTCGGCTCCGGTTGTTTACagcacaaacatcatcatcacccgcCAAACACAACGGTCCTGCTGGAGCACAACGACGAGCAGACCTGAGGCCTCGGTATATAAACaactgacacatacacacacacacacagccaagtgAACGTCTTTGATCATTCTGTGAGTTTGTCCATGGAGTTTCAAAGTTCTCAGTTCAGTTGAGAGCTCCTGAGCTCCTTCATTAAGTATTTAAGGGTCTATTTTCATGTCTGTCACCAGCTTGATTTAAGCTTCATTTATGCTCGACAGGAAACAGATGATGATACCCCGCAGTTCCTGTACAGATAGAGACAATCACTCCTGTCGGAATGCGCGACCTGTTCCTGGTGTCGTGTTCGCAGGAATTTTCCCTCAAGTAAAACTGCTAATCTGTGTCCTTGGTGATGAAGTGGAAGCAGAAACAGTGAGAATCTGTAGAGACAAGTCGAGAGGGTGACGCCATCACGGCCTGATACCGTTCCAAATTCTCTGTGGTTACTGTTGAATTACAAGCTATTGTTGTGCCGTCGTCCCGAGCAACAAGAGgctcatttattttcaacattCCACACTGAAACAGACAGAGTTCACACTTCTGCGTGTCTTCTAAAAaactggatccagaagacttTACGTGCTGCTCATCGATATCACCATCGTACACAAGCATGACAACATCCACCCTGACCTGTTGAGAGGTCATCTTAAATGGGAATTTAAATTGAGTTTAcattaaagttagtttttattaatccccttagggaaagtattcctctgcattttgactcATCCAAggattaggagcagtgggctgccacactgagtagcacccggggagcattgggggttgggttgggtaccttgctcaggggtaccccagccctttttgatcgggtggggatttgaaccggcgaccctctgatTACAagacaagttccctttccacttggccacggactGCCCTAcacgtcatttagcagacgcttttatccaaagccatttacaataagtgcatttcaacgtTTGAGTACAAACacgagctagaagtaagtaagtggtAAGATATGAAGACGTTTTTGGGGATTTCTTGAGAATTCAATCCTTTTTTTGTGCCGTTATCCTCAGTGgatagattcttaccaaaaaaCACTTGTGGGAGACAAAAGGAAGAACACTTTGTGGACTGAACctaggggtgggcgatatgacctaaaattaatatcacggtatttttcatcttttgaacGGTGACGGTATAATATCACGgtattactttttttggtagGTTTTGGgaggagtacatattttttaataatattctaatctgatatttgtaattttttttcctttctgatcCGGTCCCCAGAGGAATCACGGCTAAACAATACTAACAACgaacaatacaatactaatGTGGTGgcattaaatttgtttttgttttctttttttaatacaaacagaaaaggacTTGACAAATTttctgaatatgaaatgttaggTTTACATAGTGTAACTTACCAATAGCGTTGTGCAGTCTGTGTCCAAAACATGCGAGTCTcgtatatttattaatttccagAGCGCGCGCCGTTTGCACCGCTGTCAGTTGTCATGCACATCAGACGCGCTTCATCCAAGCACCAGTCAGAAAGTGCATCCTTCAGGCCTAACGCAATTATTGCTCCGGTGTGGTCTTCGGGGAAGAAGGCGGTCTGGAGGCATCTGCTGGGCAACTTCCAGCGGCCTCGGTCTCTCCCTCTGGTTCCAACACTCCACTCATCTTTTTTCAGATATTATTGGCCCGACCTTTCTTGGCGATGTTTGAGCAgttgtttctttattgattACCCAAGTGCTCGTTACGCTAATTTAATGGCCACTCCCCTTTTACCAccgaatatgttttacttttttatttgcaacaagatatacagtatataaggacAGATATTCAGACCACTGTAcgtttgaagaaaatgtaatgcattattatttagaattagGAGATTATTGGCGCTCAATTGATTTATAACGGTATTGACGGTATTGCAAAACCCATATCATGGCGCAATGTCACACCGGTGCTGACTATGACAGCGGTATACCGCCCACCCCTAACTGAACCATTTTCCACTTGCAAAACTCCTGTTGATTGGAGAGCGGCCGGGCGCCACCTGCACCTAAAGGATGGTAATTTACCAAAAATGAACATACTCTATTGAGAAAGAGCTGACTGACAGATATGAATGACATGTTTCCCCCGACAGATTTCTTCACACAAATGAAACGGCTCAAAGCGACGacgccaggcctgtatgtggcgctgcaACAAAACCCGGGGAAGTCATGGAGTGAGCTGTGTACAaagctttcttttttaaagtgtaaGTGTACATTAAAATGACcctgagagaaaacaacaaacacaagaaaacaacaactctgaAGATAGTGACAGCAAATTCAAGAGCAGGGGAGGCGGGGCTATGACATTATTGTTTCTCTAAAGTTGCATTTCGGTCGACTACATAAAAACTCAAGGGTGGTTTTTAGAGATTCTTTTACTCTGGGAACAGTTTTCCTGGTTCCGCGATACAGAGCTTGTTCtcgtgtgtttttggttttcctTCTTCACATTTGAAGGCTGTCAGGAGCAGAGGCTTTCCTGACTCTGGTGATTTACCAGGTTAGCCTGACGTGTGACCCTAGAAGACGCGAGGCAGCGACGAGACAGAGAGCGACGAGCTACACAAACCCATGAATGCACAGACGACACAGAGCTCAATATCGCACACATTACTAATCTGTGGccaaacatccacacacacacacacacacacacacactgtacagggCCCCAGTGGGCAAAAGGGAAGTGAGTGATTTGAGCCTACAAAACTGCACATCCTCTCCACAGCACAGACCTCAGCCTCTAAGTGGTCCACGAGGGAGACCACCAGCGTGAGCGGGCAGATCAGACGTGGGTCATGGTCAGACATGAAAGACCCCCTGTAATGTGGCTGTGTGAGCGGAAGAGAGGACGAGGGAGGAAGACAGGGAAAGAGTAAAGGCAGAAATACAACAAGATGGTTGTCCTCAGGGAATGACTGTGTGTGGATTTCAGGTCAAACCCTGCATGCGTCAGATCTGGACGGCTGCCATTTGAGCTTGTGTGGTAAGACCGAGGCTCCTCCTCAGGCCCTGACACTGAAATTATCTCATGATTACAGCCTCACTTGCTGTCTACATGCATTCACTGTGAAGGCCTGATTGTGAGAACAAAACACTCAGGGTTGCTCCTTGTCCTCATCATACCCTCAACCACACAATGAGTCAAGCATTCAAACGTAGATTCATCCGCTGCTGCGGTCGCGAGTTCAAAAACCTGCCAGAggcaaaaagaggaaaaacaaaaaagactcaGAGGATTTCAGACGAGGTGGCTCTGAATATGAAGGAATGAGATTATAGAATACAGAAAGTTTTCTGTCCAACAGAACTATTTATTTTGAGTGGGGTGTTCCTCAAGGCTCTTTCCTGGGAccgctttttttttcctttcagctaGAAAAACCCATAAAGCTATAATCAAGTTCA includes:
- the LOC122777360 gene encoding CTTNBP2 N-terminal-like protein isoform X2 encodes the protein MNVEALSRAELLTLLTILEGELEAQDVVIHALRAQHRDSFVQERYGHYDLSDPFLALQRDSEAEERQSTVDQRGSGRPQSQAAGPNPLAVLKLVMAHCKRMQERMLGQLAAAESRHRRVIADLEEERRRCVQDSAQSDHFAAMMQTERDTLLQQLEAERAAVRRLEEEQEQHMTKVEESLSQQQQLSSALTLELQRTSGQAEEEAQRVSQLRALLQEENVELEKLREVLEDERSRAAQLEARTEAQLAEFDAERQRMKARIRKEEERSRELERQVEELRKRLSEPEGGKEEVKVMSTSVQTVPDGKSAPRSTSLSKVNGHRESEWSQGAENGAVFDSGGGGALHSPLHPHPHSPSSTASSSLSSSPISSPVLAKRLSSPGFHQSSYQAGVNQRFQAARHKFQSQAELEQQQHGGPLSPRDLSPTAAFVPPPPEHNTAKQLARNTVTQVLSRFTSHQAGVKLAPISSSPFGTDYRSLAATPPGGRSPSLGPLSPGVRSPLSPRSDRTHPPPPPTAPKKPGMSPTPGSPSHSARTSLFPELTGNCGHGSQEGAKEPDLVLSSSS
- the LOC122777360 gene encoding CTTNBP2 N-terminal-like protein isoform X1, encoding MKEEKMNVEALSRAELLTLLTILEGELEAQDVVIHALRAQHRDSFVQERYGHYDLSDPFLALQRDSEAEERQSTVDQRGSGRPQSQAAGPNPLAVLKLVMAHCKRMQERMLGQLAAAESRHRRVIADLEEERRRCVQDSAQSDHFAAMMQTERDTLLQQLEAERAAVRRLEEEQEQHMTKVEESLSQQQQLSSALTLELQRTSGQAEEEAQRVSQLRALLQEENVELEKLREVLEDERSRAAQLEARTEAQLAEFDAERQRMKARIRKEEERSRELERQVEELRKRLSEPEGGKEEVKVMSTSVQTVPDGKSAPRSTSLSKVNGHRESEWSQGAENGAVFDSGGGGALHSPLHPHPHSPSSTASSSLSSSPISSPVLAKRLSSPGFHQSSYQAGVNQRFQAARHKFQSQAELEQQQHGGPLSPRDLSPTAAFVPPPPEHNTAKQLARNTVTQVLSRFTSHQAGVKLAPISSSPFGTDYRSLAATPPGGRSPSLGPLSPGVRSPLSPRSDRTHPPPPPTAPKKPGMSPTPGSPSHSARTSLFPELTGNCGHGSQEGAKEPDLVLSSSS